In Vitis vinifera cultivar Pinot Noir 40024 chromosome 4, ASM3070453v1, the genomic window ggCCTTTTGTATATATGTTGTCTAATCAAGAATTGTAGTACTCATGAGGGTGAGAAAATCCGGAGTCTATTATGTGGATCTTATTATTTTCTCGTTCTTACGTTCTTTAACACTAATGTTATATCTTAATAACGACAACTAGTTTATGACTTCTTTTGTAGTGGGGCACTTATAATCTCCAGTCCCTTTCTAAATGATAATTAGTAAggctaatttttttaaaatttttatattgattatttttgttgGGAGCCACATTTCCAAATTTATGGTAAATTCTatacataaattaaatatctaataTGCATTCAATGAAGTAACATCATCTACTATTACTTTTCACAACTACTTACAGGTTGGCGGTTATTATCTATCAAAAAGATGATGATACTGGGATGCACATTttgttgtaatttttattttattttattttattttaaattttattttctttaaatatttatgaaattattattcTTTCGTTGAGTGCAACACAAACCGTGAATGATATTCCTGTAATTTCCACCCCAACACCAACCCCTTTCCTCCCTCCAATAATAGGGACCTCCTTTTGGCATTGAGCTGTAAAAAACTCTCTCATGTGCTCTACGAGAAAGAGTGGCAGGGTATATGGGTCTGGTTCAATTCATATccccttttccatttttatttaaaaaccaatacttactatataaaaatattaataattataaaattaatatttgtccaatataaaaaattgaaatataaattttttctaatctcaactgttatttttatttttaaaaaagtacaCATAACATAATAAGATTTGTACACAtgaatttctatttataaaattaaagaataaaaaaatatgaataaatttatattttaaaaaatatgagcaCATTTTTCTaagatatttattaaaaaaaatatatgtgattcttttattcatttttaaataatttttttatttatatggaATTATAGATAAAGATAgattactttcaaatttttaataattatttgaatttaaaatttaaggtttttttatttaatttaagacttagttattttgtaattataacaGGTGTCATAAAATCAAGTTCtgcattttatatatatatatatatatatataaatgccCATATTTCCATAAATacgtttgatattttttttaatagaagatTGTGATTGaagtataatttctttttattttaatttgataaaagttaAAACTCTATTGTGAATTggattattatttaattttataaaagctTAGGAAAAATTGTGTTTAAGAAATCCTATTTAGAtagaattaaaaactttttatctcttaaaattatttttaatttgatatatagattttttgttacaaaataaatatatgtataaagtTGTCACGatgttataatatttttttttaaaatataaatatttaaaaatttaaaaatttcatttcattttttcactaaattatttttttataatttttattaaataattaaaatttttatgtaatatttaactttattaCTTAACTGTACACGTGCAAGGAACAAACCTAGTCCttcaataaaatttcaattcacaACCCTGTGTTTATCACTTCTCTTTGAGATGGCCCCTTTAAACCAAAACACAACAGAACTTAAGGTGTGAACCAAGCCCAATTCAGAGAAAGCCTAACGATCTGGACAGTACTTGGGCCGGAATTATTGACCAACATCAGTGTTCTTGGATCGTAGCTGGGCTTGAAGAATTTACCAGGCTGATTTTCGCACAAACATCTAAATGGTCGAGTTCATCAAATGTGATTGGGGAGCACTGTTGACTTCATCTTGCAAATTACCTGCATAAACTTCTTGTTGGCAAGTGTTATTGCATGTCCATTGTGGATGAAGCCAAATCACATGACTTTGCTGCATGTCATTGTACATGAATTTGAATCACACAGTCAAATTATTGTCAAGAATTCAATTTTATTGCATAATGGATATATAACACTAATTAACAAGTGCAACTATATACTCTCATTAGAAATTATTTCTTCCTCAGGGAAATGAATATGAAGAAGTATTTTCCCTTTCCCATCAAACGATGCTTGGCCACATGATCCGCATACCTTCCGAATAAATCTCAAATTATAGTGCCTCCAAAATGAGTAGCCAACGTGGGCTCTGTATTTGTAACAATCCTTATACAATTTGCCACGTTTTGTGCTCCTCTATACTTGTAGCTTTCATCAAAGGGATCCCAACTGGCTTCGAAAGTTTCAAGCTTATCAAGATTGAAGGACCCCTCTTCTTGAACCATGGTCCTTACTTCACCCTCAGAGGGATGATATATAGGAAGATTGAACGAATTCAAATCAGCCtctaaatcaaaaataaaatggcCATAAAAACCtcacccacaatacaataaaaTTTAGTATAGTTAGTAGAAGAGAGTAAGTAAGCTGACCTCCGCCAACATGTCGAGGAGAGATTTGGCTAGCAGCTCCCAAAGGTCACAACAATCTCCGCTAGAGGGATCTTCCATATTCCTGCCGATTATCGTAATAACCATACACCCTCCAGGTTTGATTTCCTCAGAGCGTAAGcctaaaaataatgagaaatccCTCTGAAATTGGTTTGTGTATGCTTCGATGACGGTGGGAGGGCTTCCATTGGCAATGTATATATGTCCCTTGTTCTTTTCTAGCCCAGCTGGAGCCTGACATTTATTTAAATGGCTAGACAATTCATACATGCATCTTTGATAACGTTTAAGGGAATAAGCTTAACAAAAATGCTTGTGTAGCCTCTCCCAAGTTAAAAATTTtcgacttttttttttgtcatagaaaaattttgtttagtattttattttaataattttttttttcaaaaattttcattgCTCCCTTTAAGAGAAGTGATTCATAAATTGCAAGCATCATGTACTAATCATGCTTCTTTGACTTGATTGAAAACTAAAGATCTTCATGACTAGTGTTGATGCAGAGAAGACCTAGAGACACTGTACCTCCCTGAAGTTCTCGCCTCCTCAATTGAGAACGATGACTCCTTTCATTCTCCTGCAAAAGATGTTCGGATAGGTGGTTCGGACACACCCTTCGAAGCTTTTGTCAGTTTGGCGGTCCAGCATATTGGTATTCTTAGGCGTTTCTCAAGAATGCTTACCTCCCCCCTTTTTGACGAGGTGGGGGCCTTTTATAGTGTCTGGAGCCTCGTCACTTTGAAGATGGGGAGGCTATATCAAAGATATaatttattgtataaaataaataaataaaagatataataattaaatatatagtaGTAATATTTTCAGAATCGAATcgattattaaattaaatatacaaTTTATTGGTCAAACTAATGGTTGAACTATGGTCAAACTAGTGAcgttataattatataatttatatattatataattttaaaatatataattaaaattttcaataatattttatttttatatttgatatatcaaattaaattataaatataaatataatatattaataatttaaattttattaaatagaacatgcataatattcaattttaaagatattttaaagatggaaagaaaatcataatatttaatttcgtctccatgtttttgtattttattgttttaaaattattatattgattattcatattatttttacaactattattatattattttcataattattgttgtaaaaataaaaatgaaagtaaaCATTTACATGAATTCAAAGGTTTGTAtgacaaaaatttgaaaaaaatataataatcttgctatatatttaattttgcaGCATTATCATATAAAGTTACACATAGTTCAATGaccttatttttgtttttaaagccGGAGGTTAGTGGATCAAGTCTTCCACCTTCCTGGAATTAAGTTCCACATTGGAAAAGCATTAAACATACACAAGGTAGAAAGACCTTGCTTGCAACCCAAGTTGCTTCCCACCTTGATAGTGGATTGGGCTTTCTTCCACCATATGCAGAAGGCAACTGGACTGGGCTTTTGTGGTTGTCACCCAGGCTGGGTTTCCATAGCAAGTGAAAATTGACCCACTTTTGGGCTTGGCCGGTTCTTAGAAACCGAACGGTCCGTCCGATTTGATGGTCTCACCGCTGATCCGACATTAATCGCAAAATTAAGTAGGTGTGACTTGGTAAACAACTTTGCAATTATACTAGTCAAAAAATCCTTTACCAATCAATTGAGTTTTGTATCATTTAATCATAACACCAAATACCAAGTATTAGTCTTATGTAAAGTAAAAAGTTCCTTAATCATAACCTGGGAAGAATGTGGAGGAGGAGAATCCATAATCTCAAAAGGTGTTGAAGCACTCGTAGAAGGAAACCAAAGTATCAATATCTGCATGAAAACTATCTATatcaacaaaaatatcaatatcTGTATGAAAACTATCTATATCATTTAAGAAAGGATCAATGCAAATAAGTTCGGACTTAAA contains:
- the LOC132253680 gene encoding benzoate carboxyl methyltransferase-like yields the protein MVQEEGSFNLDKLVTFEASWDPFDESDKYRGALNVANYVRSIAEPTLTSHFGGTIIGNLFGRNMEDPSSGDCCDLWELLAKSLLDMLAEADLNSFNLPIYHPSEGEVRTMVQEEGSFNLDKLETFEASWDPFDESYKYRGAQNVANCIRIVTNTEPTLATHFGGTII